DNA sequence from the Hippopotamus amphibius kiboko isolate mHipAmp2 chromosome 1, mHipAmp2.hap2, whole genome shotgun sequence genome:
CCTGATGGCTGGGAGGGTTATACCTtcaactttgctcttttttctcaggattgctttggtaattcaggatcttttgtggttccatacaaattttaagatcatttgctatagttctgtgaaaaatgccatggtgttttgatagagattgcattaaatctgttgaTTGGGTAGTATGatttgggtaatatggacattttaataacattgattcttccagtccaagagcactggatgtctttccatttctttgaatcatcttcaatttcctacatcaatgttttatagtttttataggtgtttcacctccttggataagtttattcctagatattttattttatttttgatgtgattttaaatgaggtttctttattttctctttccaatatttctttattagtgtatagaaatgcaatggatttctgtatattaattttgtatcatgcaactttgctgaattcatttattatttctaatagtttttaggTGGAGACTTTCAGATTCTCTACATAgagtttcatgtcatctgcatatcatgaaaattttacctcttcccttccaatttggataccttttatttacttttcttgtctgattgctgtggctaggacttccaatactacgttgaagagaagtgatgagagtgggcatccttgtcttgtgcctgaatttagtgggaagaCTATCAGGTTTTAACCATTGAATATTatgttggctatgggtttgtcataaatgacctttattgtgttgagatatgcttcctctgtacccactttgacaagattttttatcatgaatggatattgaattttgtcagatgcttttcctgcatcttttgagatgatcatgtgatttttgtctttccttttgttaatgtggtgtatcatattgatttgcCTATGTCAAGCCATCCTTGTGAcactggaatgaatccaacttgatcatggtgtatgattctttttatatattgtttttttaaaattaattaattaatttattggctgtgatgtctcttcattgctgtatggacttcctctagttgtggtgagtgggggctactctttgttgcagtgcgtgggcttctcagtgtggtggcttcttttgttgcacaACATGGGcttctaggtacacaggcttcagtagttgtggcatgtaggctcagtagttgtgacttgtgggctctagagtagcatacagacttagttgctccacagcatatagggtcttcccagaccagggattgaacccgtgtcccctgcattggcaggaggcttctcaaccactgtgccaccagggaagtcctttttttatgtattgttgatttttgtttgctaatattttgttgaggatttttgcatctgtattcatcaaaggtattggcctgtaattttctttatttgtggtgcctttgtctggctttggtatcaaggaTACAGTGGActaatagaatgaatttgggagtgttccccatctcttcaatttttggaattGTTAGAGAAAGATAAGTATAAGTTCtcctttatatgtttggtagcaCGCCCCAGTGATGCCattcagtcctggacttttgtttgatgatagttttctgtttgcttgtttcttacaggttctgtttcatttctagtgatcagtctgttcaaattgtctgtttctttttgactCAGACTTGTCAGTctttatgtttctagaaatttgtaaGTTTCTTCAAGGTtgttcaatttgttggcatataactattAATAGTATCCATTtatgttattttgtatttcttaggttgcagttgttatttctcctatttcattcctttttttgtttatttgggtcctctctcttttttccttggtgAGCCTGggtagaggtttgtcaattttgtttagctTTCAAAAAGCCAGATCTTGGTTTTATTgaccttttttattgttttgtttttttaaatctctattttatttatttcctctctgacctttattatttccttccctttgctgactttgggctttgtttgttcttctctaattcttttaggtggtgtGGTGCGATGAGTTGCTTCCTTCTtgttgctttcaagattctctctttgtcttttgacaatttgattataatACATTTCAGCATGGGTCTCTATCCTATTTGAGTTGTTGAACTTCTTGCATTTGTAGATTCATGTCTTTTGTCACATTAGGAATTTTTTAGTCATTATTTCCTCAAGGAATCTCTCTGCCCAGACTATCCACTTATGCTTTAGTGACTTCCATAATGCATATATCAGTCTACTTGACAATATCCTGTAAGTCTCTTAGGCTATATTCACTTAAAaaactctttcttccttctgcttctgaGACTTGATAACTTCAAATGTCTTAGCTttaagtttgctgattctttcttttgcctgTATATCTGATCTCATCTAGAAAATTTCTAAATTCAGTTGTTGTATTTTCCAGcttcaaaatttatatttgattcctttttattatttttatcactttgttgattttaaaattttgttcacatattgtttttctttttttctagaaatgtgtTGATGGAATGGTGTTACTgttttatttatcatctatctatctatttatttatttttggctgcctctggttttagttgcagcatgtgggatcttttgtcgTGCTGTGTGGACTATTcattgtgacatgtgggcttctctctagttgtggcatgtgggttccagagtgtgtgggcccagtagttgtggtgcatgggctctctagttgtggtgtggaggctctagagtgcacaaGCTCTGtagttgcggaacacaggctctctagctgtggcacgtggactcagtagttgcatgcatgggcttagttgctccacagtatgtgggattttagtttcccaaccaaggattgaacctgtgtactctacattggaaggcggattcttaaacactggaccaccagggaagtccccacatattGTTTTTCTGACATTCTTtagttctttgtattttcctttggctgtttgaacatatttaagaaacttattttaaaatatttttccagaacACTTAGTGCATGTGTTTCTTCAGGGATGTTTTGTACTACTTTATTTTCGTCCTTTGAATGGgccacattttctgtttcttgtaatttttcttgttttttagttGAAAACTGGGCATTTAGAAAAGCAGCCACCTTTCCTATTCTTTACATACTGGCTTTGTAACAAGGAAGTCTTTCACTAAGTTGGCCCTTGATTTTGAGGCTTGGCATTAAGCTAAGGAGAAATCTTAAAGTCTTTTTTAGGCTTTTCTGAGCATGCATCTTCCCTGGACTTGTatgtgccttttcatttttcccatatatgtgccgcttttaaatattttaatttcccaAAGAGTCTCTCCTTGGGGCTTTTGATCATCTCTTGTTTGTCTCCAccctgaaaaggaaaaattcaatTTCTCCTTTCAACTTTCTATTCTCCATACTTCACTTAGGGTCACAACATATGTGGGCATTTTTTCACACTAAGCACTTTTGACACTAATTTCCAAGAGTTAGTCCATACCGCAAGgattaagggctcagtctcacaagactgccccctacttcagatgccagttgcaagtttaggttgtcacctgtgcttctaacAGTCTATACATTGGAGGTTCCCACCATCTCCTCttcaggttcaataatttgctaggaTACTTTACAAAAACCaggaaaaatagtttatttactAGATTACCTgtttattaaaaaacacaatagaaCCCAGGAACAGCAAGATAGAAAAAATGCATAGAGAAAGGTAAGAAAGGGGTGTGGAGCTTCCATGTCCCCTTGGACCTGCAATCCTTTGATCACCTCTATGTTCATCCAGCTAGAAGCTCTCTGAAACTTTTAGGTAGGGTTTTTGAGTATTTTAAACGGAGTCTTCGTTAAATAGGGATAGTTAATTAAATCACTGACAATTACTCAACTTTCAGCTCTTCTCTGATACCCAGAGGTTGGGAGATGAGGCTGAATGTTCCAAGTCTCTAATAGCATGGTTGGTTCTTTTAAGTATGAATTTAGCTGAGTATGTACTTTATGTATCATAGGGCTTGATTTATCATAGGCCTTCAGTGCGTCATAACAATAActtgaaatttattattattattgaaataaaacTATAGAGAGTGATAATAGCCTGTTTCACTATAAACATTATCAGACATTTGAGGGAATGGTGGAGGAAAACCTGTGTTGTATGCTAATTCTAGGTTATCATTTGTCTCATGGAAAGTACAGAAGTCTTACCAAGTCCAAAGTTGACAGATGCTTTGTACAACTCTGAGTTAGGAAATGACTTTATAATCTTATTTCTACTAGGAAGCTCTTCTAGGCTGGCAGGTTACCATGGCATCTGGACCCAACATGATGGACCCCATTTGTCTGGTGAAAAATGACAATGAGTTGCTGTCAGTGAACCAGAAAGCTCTACAGATTCTTGAGAAGATTTCTCAGCCCGTGGTGGTGGTGGCCATTGTAGGACTGTATCGTACGGGGAAATCCTACTTGATGAACCGTCTTACAGGACGGAACCATGGTGAGTGTTGTATTTGGTTAGGGTGCAATTGTTCGACTCTAGATAATATCtcagtttcttaattttcttccctGCTCATGTGAAGGGAGAATCAAATTCCTCTCAATAAACCAACCTTCTACTTCTAATTCTCACCACTAAATCACTACTTTATTGTGACCTAATattatattctttgttttattcctgCAAAGCAGAATTTCTCCTATGTTTGCAAAAAAATACTACCTTCCTCTACCTGCTTAAGCTCTGGGCTCTTGCAATTGTGTCTTCTCTCTCgaaacacattttgttttttttttatggaatatTCTTGTCAACATGTAAAGATGTTCCATTATCTATCATCTTAAAAATTCTTCCTGGATTTCATATCCTATTGtggctaacacctatcctccatttaaaaaagtaattctgTCTGGCAAAAAatatctcaatttctttttttctgcttttttcccctgACTATATCGCTCTTCAATCCACTTTTCTCTGGCTTTGAATGTCACCATCCTTTCAAAATACTCTCTTAACGGTTATCTGAGACCTCTGTTTTGCCTGATTCATGCATACCTCTTTGTCTCCTTGTTGATCCCTTGCTTGGCATCTTTCTCACAATtaatatcccctccttcttgaatAGATGATACACAAAGTAGGACATTCTtggagaaatagagaaaacaccaTCTTGTATGCTGGGGTACTTGCATTCCAGTAAGTTTGACTTTGTAGCCTCTTGGCTACTTAGATTATCTGTTACTGAATTTGCTTTCTGCCCTCCCCTTGCAGGTTTCCCTCTGGGCTCTACGGTGCAGTCTGAAACCAAGGGCATCTGGATGTGGTGTGTGCCTCACCCTTCCAAGTCAGATCACACCCTGGTCCTTCTGGACACCGAAGGCCTGGGGGATGTGGAAAAGGTAAGGCAGAAATTCACAGATAAATCCTTTCTATTCTGGATGTTCTCCTTATTGCTTGATGATCATAGAAATTTAACTGCTGTGGTCTATTTGTAAAATCTAGATATCAACTCTAGTAAATGAGGCAAATTATGGTTTATTTGAATCTCACTTCTAGGTAAGATATCATGGTATATTagataaaatcttttatttcttggcATTGTGTGGATGACTTGATTACATTTAATAAGTAATTACTGAGCAGCTGAGATCTAGGCATTTGGGCTTAGTACTGTAGATATCAGTGGCCAATGTAAAGGTCTTGTCCTCGAAGAGTCTTCTCCAGTTGATAAAGCCACACAAAGGCTGTAAGATTTAACAAAGTATGATTGATAAAGAATCAGGTTGGAGACAGGAAGAAGTTGCACTGTGTTGCATTTCTCAGCTTCTGTCAATTCCATGGGAGCTTTGAGTTGGAATGGTGCTTCTGAGTTATCCTGAGTTGGGACAAGTTTGCTTATAAATTATTGAAAGGCTGCTCTGGAAGCCTTTCTAGTTAAGAGGGCTGACACCTGAAGACTGTCAAAACTTTCACCAGCACTCCCAACATCTGGGGGGGATAAGTCCTTCAGTCTTGAAAGGTAATACAGGCAGGACCTCAAAGTTTCCATCACTCACAGTTAAGTGTAAGGGTGCCTTGGTAAGAACCAGGAGAAATATCAACGTGGGAGTGAGAAAAGATTTCTGATTCACCTTCTTAGCTACCAGATGAAGAATGTATTTGAGGGTGGAGTTAAGAGATGGGTTTACATTTTCTATGATGAAGTTCATCAACTACTCACAGAACATTTTAGAAAGCTGTGAGATACCTCTGAATGTGCTGATTCTATAAAAGCATGTATTTGTCCTACAAGAAACATTTTAAGATGGATTTTTGGTATTTTAGCTTTATATTAATGGATGAAAGATAttacttctcttttcttcacttatCTTgtgacttatttggaaatagtacCTAAATTTCTAtagctttctatttcttcccaaaGGAGAATTAGGAATTCTGTATTTACTTTAAAAGTCATGTATCAAGCTGTAATATAGTCTCATTgtagaaataatttattatttgtcaTAAATGCCACTTCTCATCctaattgattattttaaaaaattgggttttggataaatgaaataatgaatagaCTATTTCCCCCCCAAACTCCCATATGGAGTCTgcttgacataaatcacagtttTTGCATTTGATCTAGGGAACAGTTTTACACACTATTTATAACAGAAATGATTTCTGGATTTATGCTATTATTTAGAAAATGCTATGATTTCTACAAACAAATTATCCAGGCCTTTAAGTTCCTTCATCAGGTTGCACTAGAGCTCAGTTTAACTTCTCCACTCACCCTCTGCACCAGTCAAATGAAGTAACTCTATTTGAATTACAAGACTCCTGTATTCTCCCATCTCTAATTTTGCTTCTGTGGGTGTTTCTGTCTTTGGGATCATCTTCATTTCTTGAAGTCCACATTCTACCTATTCTTTAATACTCAGTCCAAGACTTTGAGGAAGCTTTCATATCATAGATTCTTTCTCCAACTTTCATAGTACTATTCTTCCTTgacaaacataaattttaatttaatgttataGGTATAACTTCCACTGCTTATACACATTACTAAGATGTATGCTTTTTATAAGTACTGTCATCTTTGTTGCATTTGTCATTATGGATGTTTGTCACTGCTATGAAATAGGCATCTTGAAAGGAATAACTGTCATTTTTAGCATTGCTTTTTGAAATCTAAGAACAATGGGGAGCATTCTGTAACTTCCTGCAGATATTTATTGATtggatataatttacatactcaGTTATGCCAACTATGATATATTTTGTATGCGCTATGATTAATAAATAGGTATAGAATGAACAGTATTAACACTCATCATTGAATATGTAATTACACACCAAGTACTGTACTAGTctttacatatgttattttaCTTCATCCAgttgagggaaaagaaagcccTGTGAAGATTAGAATTAccttatatatgaaaaaattgcAAACATAAAAAAGTCTTTGTAATTGTCAAAGCTGATAGCTGTACTTATGTCTGTCTTCAAACAATTTCTTTGCATGCTGAGTATGTCagctgaaataataaatgaaaacatgatagAATAAGTGtatgaaataatttctaatttaggAGTAAACTCCTAATCTCTTGTTCAAATGTGCATTCTAGGGTGACCCTAAGAATGACTCGTGGATCTTTGCCCTGGCCGTGCTTCTGAGCAGCAGCTTTATCTACAACAGCATGAGCACCATCAACCACCAGGCCCTGGAGCAACTGCAGTATCCTTCTAGGAATGGAACTACAAGTTTCATTGAGTTTTTGGGAATGGAGATAGAGTCAGTTTCTCCTTCCCTGTCATTTAGTTTTCTTTGGTGGAGGAGAGGGGACCTAGGGCAAAAGAGAGTGATTAtgataccattttaaaaaaatttttgtccttcgctaagtgctttttaaaattttatttatttatttatttatttatttatttatttatatttattggcagcattcggtcttcactgctgtgcctGGGCtatctgtagttgcggagagcgggggctactctgctgCAGTGTGaatgtttctcattgcagtggcttctcttgttgcagagcacaggccccaggcacacgggcttcagtagttgcggagtgtgggctcattagctgtggctcgcaggctctaaagtgcagacttagtagttgtggcacaagagcttagtagctccatggcatgtgggatcttcctggaccagggatcgaacccatgtcccctgcattggcaggcagattcttaactactgtgctaccaaggaagccctaTAATACTTTTTAATTAGGGAAATGTGGGAATTGTGTATAGGGAGTTTCTTTTCCTTAATCAAGTCCTAGTTATGTAACAGAGCTCACAGAACTCATCAGGGCCAAGTCCTCTTCAAGCCTTGATAGAGTAGAAGATTCCACAGAATTTGTGAGTTTCTTTCCAGACTTTATCTGGGCTGTACGAGATTTCACCCTGGAGCTGAAGTTAAATGGTCACCCTATAACAGAAGATGAGTACCTGGAGAATGCTTTGAAGCTGATTCCAGGTATCAGAGCATGGCCTTGGCAGTGGCTGGTCCATTGAGGTGGGGATCTACTAAACACTGTCCATCATCTCTGGGGTTGCATTTGTATCTGAGACTAGATCAAAGTCTGTAGAAATCATGGCTGGAAAGTGGATTGCAAAGCTCTAGGGACTGGAGTTGAAGTTCACTTAAGAAAAGTAAACTGTAAAGTGAAATGATTcaaaacaaatttgtttttttacacCATTTGTAACTTAGCATCCAAATTACAATGGGTACTAAAATTTTCCAAAGACCAGATGCTTGTGTTCCCTATTTTGGcttctgcttttctctgttgAGGAAAACAACTGACCAGATATTTGTTAGACATGAAATTGTAACGAAAAATCTATCTAATGAAAAAAAGTACATTTCACATAGTTAAATATTATTCTTCTCAAAGAGGGATATAACTTTCTAGTTCTGTATAGTTATATCATCTAAAATGACTTTATGTTCTAAATAAACCTGAAGAAGTGTGTGTCTTTTGAATCTATGCCTTTTCAATATTTCTGATAATTATTGAAACATTCATTTTACCTTCCACATCATAGCTTTCTCCTAATTCCCACATATTTACCCATGctttaattagaaattaattattttaataggtTACATTTACAGTGGGTGTATCTGATGAAACCTTGAGAGAGATATCAAttctaatttattcattcttgctttaatttttctatttatgctttttcaaaatatttactgagaaattGGTAGGCAGAAGAGGACACCTGTCAGATCAAATATAATcctttatgtcaaagagtttatTGATTAGTGGTGACatcttaaaattacattttagttACATTTACTTTTCAGAGGTTTTTGCTAAATATTAGCTAATTCTGTAccaattattttttagtttcaaaATCATTTCCCCTAAATAATCAGGTGTCATTCCTAATATTACTAACATTGTCCACTGTCCCTTGTTTGTGGCTCTCCTTTTTGGTCCCACACCTCAATTCCTACATGAGGTTAAGTAGAGCAAAAATTTACATTCGACCTCTCATTCTCTTAGTCATTAGTTCAGTAAAGATCTAATAGAGAACTACTCTACAGTGTGCCAGTCTGGGGATACCAGTCATAGGTTTCTTTTACTGGATCAGATGTCTCCCCAAATTTCTCTCCAGAGATATGTCACTGGTGGAAGTTTGATAGGAAAAGAAGTACTGAAGGTCTATGTTAAAGGAGTTATAAGCATAGAAAACAACAAAGATACACAAATCCCTGCCATAAAAACCATTAGCTCCCTTACCTCAAAAGTCTTCCCACTCTTAACTCTGTTTTTCTGTCCCTCAGGCAAGAATCCCAAAGTCCAAACATCCAATCTACCCAGAGAGTGTATCAGGCATTTCTTTCCAACACGAAAGTGTTTTGTCTTTGACCGGCCAACAAATGACAAAGAACTCCTAGCCAATATTGAGAATGTATCTGAAGACCAATTGGATCCTAAATTCcaggaacaaacaaacaatttCTGTTCTTACATATTCACCAATGCAAGGACCAAGACCCTCAGAGAGGGAATCGCAGTCACTGGGAATAGTGAGTCTCTTTTTCCCATTTCCATGGGCCCATtgaatattttatgtgtatttttcagtatttttgtttGAGTCTATATGGAATTTAGGTTTTACAGACATTCATACTCCATGAAGAAAtgagtatattttatacttaccTTACTTTCGGGGCTTTAAAGACTCCTTCCCCAAATTGCAAGTTTTGTCACTGAAATCTGTGACTTCCACTTAACTGAAAAATTCctccactgagaaaaaaaatcactatttagGTATAAAACAGAATATTCCATTTTCTCAGGGGAAGTCCTACATAGTACGTATTCTTTGCAAGGAGAATACAAAAGATATTTTGGGAGTTTAGAGTGGTCCAAAAATAAGTATTAGCCCATAAATCACTGAAAAATCCATTCAAAGCcttaaaattggaaataaatataATCTGATATACCCTGTCTCATCTTAACACCTATGTTATCTATTTTGCTTTCagtattaaaaaatgggaaactaTATTTTCAGACAGCCCCTAGTATGTTATATACAggtagatttttaattttcttcagccCTGTTGGCTGGAAAACCATAAAAATCAAGAAGAGTCAGTAGGAAAATGAAGGTAGGGATAGTAGAAGGGGGaaggggtctgtgtgtgtgtgtgtgtgtgtgtacctgtgtgtctgtgtgtgtgtgactttagAAATGTCGGCCCTGAATCCTGGTGCCTATTGATTGATAACAATATTTATCCCTTAAATGTCCTTGGCTTGTTCAGGACTGAGGACTCTGGTTGTGACCTACGTGGATACCATCAATACCGGAGCTGTACCTTGTTTGGAGAACGCAGTGACAACTCTGGCCCAGCTGGAGAATTCAGCGGCCGTGCAGAAGGCAGCCGACCACTACAGCGAGCAGATGGCCCAGCAACTGAAGCTCCCCACAGACACGCTGCAAGAGCTGCTGGAGGTGCACGCAGCCTGTGAGAGGGAAGCCATTGTAATCTTCATGGGGCTCTCCTTCAAGGATGAAAATCAGGAATTCCAGAAGAATCTTGTGGTAATTTGTCTTATTtacctcccctccccttgaggAATGGAGCCTAGCAGTGCCTTTATTGAACCAATGGCTCATCACTCTTTCAGGTATAAAGTAGTCTGTGTTCCCATCATGGATAGTGTTTCAAAGGACTACATTTCCTTCTTTGTCCGGCCAAACCTCAGGCAGTTTATCTGGAAATGTCTCTCATCTCTGGTGCAAAATCAGTACAGGTATCCTCCTGAAGTAAATAGTTCTGTGGATTCCAAGGTTGACCAGAACACCCAAAAGTCATTCTTAAGCTGGTTTCTTTTTCGTGAACACACTCCTATGCCCAGGAACCAATATTTACCTTATCagccattttcatttcattccagaCCATTTTCAACTTCGGTTTCTCCTTGTATCATTGAAGAGAGAATCATTGAATATTGCAGCTGCAAGGAACCACAGAGATCAGATAATGCAAATCCaacatttcagataaacaacctgAAGGGAGGTTAAGGAACTTTCGCATGGTCTTACAGAGAGTTTTCAGGGTTGTGAGTACATCAAGTCTTGTGACTGCTGTTGTATTCCATGTTCTCCAACAGAATGCTTTTCTCATGAGGACCACAGTCAGACCAATTCTTCTACCAGATTCCTTGGgaatttttctcctgtttcttgcTTCTGGTGACATCTCTCTACATTTCCCTTGTAGGAAATCATAAAGAATAAGCAGGAGGGTTTCTTGCTGCAGAATGAAGAGGCATCTGTCAAATACTGTCAGGCTAAACTTGATGAGCTTTCGAAGGCCCTAATGGAAAATACTTCAGCAGGCACTTTCTCTGTTCCTGGAGGTCATGAACTCTacaggaaagcaaaggaaatgcTTGAAAGGGACTACTGGCAAGTGCCCAGGAAAGGAGTGAAGGTAAGGAGGAAGGGGAGCACGGGGAGCCTGAAAATCTGAGAGCACAGC
Encoded proteins:
- the GBP6 gene encoding guanylate-binding protein 6, which encodes MASGPNMMDPICLVKNDNELLSVNQKALQILEKISQPVVVVAIVGLYRTGKSYLMNRLTGRNHGFPLGSTVQSETKGIWMWCVPHPSKSDHTLVLLDTEGLGDVEKGDPKNDSWIFALAVLLSSSFIYNSMSTINHQALEQLHYVTELTELIRAKSSSSLDRVEDSTEFVSFFPDFIWAVRDFTLELKLNGHPITEDEYLENALKLIPGKNPKVQTSNLPRECIRHFFPTRKCFVFDRPTNDKELLANIENVSEDQLDPKFQEQTNNFCSYIFTNARTKTLREGIAVTGNRLRTLVVTYVDTINTGAVPCLENAVTTLAQLENSAAVQKAADHYSEQMAQQLKLPTDTLQELLEVHAACEREAIVIFMGLSFKDENQEFQKNLVEIIKNKQEGFLLQNEEASVKYCQAKLDELSKALMENTSAGTFSVPGGHELYRKAKEMLERDYWQVPRKGVKANEVLQSFLQSQVAIEKYILQADKALTDGEKAIAEERARKERAEKEQELLKEKLQEKQQQMEAQQRSLQENIAQLTEKLARERENLLREQNMMLEHKLKVQEALLKEGFRKKSEEMTAEINHLKNMVDDTKDNTPWVALALDKFGKEISSILCAPGKLLGHIVSGVSSLFKKK